The Flavobacterium faecale genomic sequence TTATACAGTGGTGCAGTAGGCTACTTTAGTCCCACAGGTGATTTTGATTTTAATGTTGTAATCCGAAGCATCTTGTACAATCAAGAAAAGGAATATGTTTCTTTTTCGGTTGGGAGTGCTATCACGGCGATGTCAATTGCCGAAAATGAATACGAAGAATGTTTGCTAAAAGCCAAAGCAATGCGACAGGTTTTGGAGTGAAAAACGTGCTGTAATCTTATTAATTTGGTTTTGACGAATGTCAGTCTGAGCTTGTCGAAGGCTTATTATATTGTTGATTAACGTGCCGAGCGCTTCGACAAGCTCAGCGAGACAAAGTTTTAAATTGAAATTAGAGTAGGTAGAATTTTGATTTATTTTCATCGTCTGTCAGTCTGAGCCTGTCGAAGACTTTTTGTATAATTGATTGTTGTAACGAGCGTTTCGACAAGCTCAGCGAGACAAAGTTTTAAATTGAAATTAGAGTAGGTAGAATGTTAATTTATTTTCATCGTGTGTCAGTCTGAGCTTGTCGAAGACTTTTTATATTGCTGATTAAGGTGCCGAGCGCTTCGACAAGCTCAGCGAGACAAAGTTTTAAATTGAAATTTGAATAGGAAGAATGTCTATTTATTTTTATCGTCTGTCAGTCTGAGCCTGTCGAAGACTTTTTGTATTGTTGATTCACGTGCCGAGCGCTTCGACAAGCTCAGAGAGACAAAGTTTTAATTGAAATTTGAATAGGTAGAAAGTTAATCTAATTTCATCGTATGTCCGTCTGAGCCTGTCGAAGACTTTTCGTATTGCTGGTTAACGTGCCGAGCGCTTCGACAAGCTCAGCGAGACAAAGTTTTGAATTGAAAGTAAAGTAGATACAACGTTAATGTATTTTCATCGTCTGTCCGTCTGAGCCTGTCGAAGACTTATTGTATTGATGATTCACGTGCCGAGCGCTTCGACAAGCTCAGCGAGACAAAGTTTTAAATTGAAAGTAAAGTGGGTAAGATGTTAATCTATTTTCATCGTCTGCCAATCTGAGCTTGTCGAAGACTTTTTTAGTTTAGTGTTTTAACGAGCGCTTCGACAAGCTCAGTGAGACAAAGTTTTAATTGAAATTTGAATAGGAAGAATGTCTATTTATTTTCATCGTATGTCAGTCTGAGCTTGTCGAAGACTTTTTATAGTGCTGATTAACGTGCCGATCGCTTCGACAAGCTCAGCGAGACAAAGTTTTAATTGAAATTTGAATAGGAAGAATGTCTATTTATTTTCATCGTGTGTCAGTCTGAGCTTGTCGAAGACTTTTTATATTGCTGATTAAGGTGCCGAGCGCTTCGACAAGCTCAGCGAGACAAAGTTTTAAATTGAAATTTGAAAAGGAAGAATGTCTTTTTTTTTCATCGTATGTAAGTCTGAGCTTGTCGAAGACTTTTTATATTTCTGATTCACGTGCCGAGCACTTCGACAAGCTCAGCGAGACAAAGTTTTAAATTGAAATTTGAATAGATAGAATGTCTATTTATTTTTATCGTCTGTCCGTCTGAGCTGGTCGAAGACTAAATAATATAAATGAAAAGGCAAATCAAGATTAATAGAGTTTTAAACTAAATATTTAGTACTTAAAAAATAAATCAAAATGATAGAACGTTTTAAAAAGCAGTTGCAAGCAAGGTTTTCGTTTTTAGAAAATAAAAAACTATTGTTGGCTACAAGCGGCGGACTGGACAGTATGGTGATGGTCGATTTATTTCGAAAGGCTAAATTCGAAATTGCAATTGCGCATTGCAATTTTCAACTTCGTGGTTTGGAGAGTTTTGGAGATCAAAATTTCGTACAAGAATATGCCGAGGAACATGCGATTCCGTTTTTTTTGACACAATTTGATACAACTGCTTTTGCAAATGATTACAAACTTTCGACTCAAGTGGCTGCTCGCGAGTTGCGTTACAACTGGTTTTATGAAGTGTTACAAGAAGAAGGCTATGATTATATCCTCACCGCGCACCATGCAGATGACAATATCGAAACTTTCCTTATTAATTTATCCAGAGGTACAGGTTTAGATGGGTTTACCGGTATTCCTGAGCAAAACGGCGAAATCGTGCGTCCTATGTTGTCTTTAACTCGTCAAGATATTTTGGAATATGCGCAAAATGAAGGCTTGCAGTGGCGTGAAGACAGTAGTAATGCCTCAGATAAATATGTTCGAAATAAGATTCGCCACCATTTGGTACCGCTTTTAAAATCGCTTAATCCGCAGTTTATGGAAGCGTTTCAAAAAACACAGTCGTATTTGCAAGACGCCTCCGAAATGGTAGAAGATGCTTCAACGATGGTGTATCAACAAGTTGTTCGTCAGGATGATGAAGTGTTTTATATCGATTTAAAGCAGTTGTTGAAATTACCAAATTACAAAGCGTACTTATATCAGTGGCTGAAAGATTTTGGTTTTACTTCTTGGGACGATATTTATGAATTGGTAGATAGCTTGTCAGGAAAACAAATTTACTCGTCTGATTTTCGGTTGATCAAAGATAGAGAGCAGTTAATTTTGAGTCCAATTGTTAAGGAGGATGCTAACCTTTCATTTTTGGTACACAAAGAGGAGCAAGACGTTAATCTTCCCTTAAAACTGACCTTGAAAGAGGTGGATTCGATTACAGATCCTTCAAATACGAGTATATTTGTGGACGCTGAAAAGTTGGTTTTTCCGTTGGTTTTAAAAAAATGGATCGAAGGTGATGATTTTCAACCCTTAGGTATGGGCGGAAAGTCAAAAAAGCTGAGTAAATTTTTTAAAGACGAAAAAATGTCTTTACTCGAAAAAGAAGCTACTTGGGTGCTCTGGTCTGGAGATACAGTCGTTTGGATTGTAGGCAAAAGGGCAGATGAGCGTTTTAAAGTACGCAAACAAACATTAAAATTATTAAATATTCAATTGGTATAATGAAGAAGATATACTTTTTATTACTGACTATTTTGGCTTTTGCCAATGTAAATGCACAAATTTTAGATCCTGCTAAATGGAAATCGTCCCTCGAGAAAAAATCAGATGACAGTTATGTTCTGACTTTTACCGCGGTGATCGAAAAAGACTGGCACCTATACTCGCAGTTTACACCAGATGGTGGACCGCTACCTTTGGAATTGGAATTTAAAAATCAAAAAGGCAATTATACCTTAGTTGGGAAAGCGAAAGAAAGTAAAACACGTACGGCTTTCAACGATATTTTTGAAGTCAATGAAACATTTTTTGAAGGGAAGGCGCAAATACAGCAAGAAATTAAAATCGTAAACGCAAAATTAGCGACGATTGATGCTGTTTTAAACTATCAAGTGTGTAAAGACGTATGCATCAATCAGGAGAAAAAGTTTAGTTTTTCTATTCCTGGCAGTACTTTAAATGGTAGCAGTACGATTGAAAAACCAGTGCTAGACGCTGTGAGTGCAGATACGCTTGCGCCAAGCTTAGGTGAGGCTAATGTAATGGAATCGAACATTCAAGAGTCGGTAACCAAAAGCATTGCGATTAATGATAAAGAAGAGAAAAAAGGACTTTGGTCTATATTCTTCATCGCTTTTATATCTGGTTTTGCTGCTTTGTTAACGCCCTGTGTTTTCCCGTTGATTCCTATGACGGTTAGTTTTTTTACCAAACAAAGTAAAACAAGAGCGGCCGGAATTCGAAATGCCATTTTTTACGGAATCTCAATCATTGTGATTTATGTTGTTTTGGGATTGGTGGTAACAACCATTTTTGGAGCAGGAGCGTTGAATGCCTTGTCAACCAATGTATGGTTTAATATTATTTTCTTTGTATTATTGGTTTTCTTTGCAGTGTCCTTTTTGGGTGCTTTTGAGATTGTTTTACCCAATTCATGGGCAAACAAAGTAGATTCGCAAGCTGATCGTGGCGGAATTATTGGGATTTTATTCATGGCTTTGGCTTTGGCTATTGTTTCGTTCTCTTGTACGGGCCCAATCGTGGGAACCTTGTTGGTGGAAGCAGCTTCCAAGGGCGGGATCGCTCCTGTAATTGGTATGTTTGGGTTTTCGTTAGCAATGGCTTTGCCTTTTATGTTTTTTGCTTTGTTTCCTGGATTCTTGCAATCGCTTCCAAAATCAGGTGGTTGGTTGAATACCGTAAAAGTATTTTTAGGATTTTTAGAATTGGCTTTAGCCTTTAAATTTTTATCGAATGCTGATTTGGTTTTACAATTGCATTTATTGGAAAGAGAAGTGTTTCTAGCAATTTGGATCGCCATTTTTGGAGTGTTGGCACTTTATCTATTTGGTAAAATTTCAATGCCACACGATAGTCCAATGACTCATATTTCGGTAGGAAGAGCGATGATGGGAATATTGATTCTGACCTTTACCATTTATTTAATTCCGGGATTATGGGGAGCACCTTTAAAATTGACCAGTGCTTTTATTCCGCCATTGGAATACAGTGAAAGTCCACATGGAGTTGGAGGTTCAGGAACAGCCAATGGAATTGCAGCGCCTGATGGTGCAAAAATTGGTGTTCATGGCTTGACAATTTTTGAAGATTATGACAAAGGATTGGCTTATGCCAAAACAGTAAACAAACCAATTTTACTTGATTTCACTGGCCATGCTTGTGTGAATTGTAGAAAAATGGAAAACAATGTATGGTCTGACCCCAAAGTGTTATCTATTTTGAAAGATAAGGTAGTTTTGATTTCGCTTTACGTGGATGAACAAATAAAATTACCAAAAAGCGAGCAAACCATTTCAAAAACGACAGGTAACGAAATAGAAACAGTAGGAGAGAAGTGGACCGATTTTATGATTTCACGCTACAAAACCAACACGCAACCCTTATATGTTTTGACAGACTTAGAAGGGAACAGTCTGAATACGGCACAACCAACCATAAGTTATGTTGGGATTGATGTTTATGAAAATTGGCTTAACATTGGAATAGCTGGATTTTAAGCAATTGCAAAAAATAAAATATATAGAAAAACCTCGTTTTATGGATGTAAAATGAGGTTTTTTGTTTTACTGAAAGACTAGTTTTTTGATTTATAACAAACACAAGTACAATATAGTTCAATCTAATTTTTGTCTCATCAAGCGCAGTCGAGATGCAATAGTGGTTCTCGACTGCGCTCGAACTGACAATAGGTCTGTTTTATAAATAGTATTGGTATTATTCCTCTTTTACTGTCGATGTCTCTGAATTGGGTGAGGGGTAGAAGCTAGCTACCAAAGTAGCGCGGATGACCCGACGGCATTATAGAAAGGAGCTTTGTAGGCGCAAACTACGGTAAGCTCCTTTTTTTAATGGCGGCACCCCCAAATAGTAACGCAAAAAAAAAACACTCTAAAGACGAATCTTTAGAGTGTTTGATTATAATGTGACTAGGTGTTAAAGGTATTCTCCGTGTTGAGAGATGTCTAATCCTAATTCTTCTTTTTCTTCTGTTACACGTAGCGGTGTGATTTTGTTCACGATAAAGAACAAGGCATACGATCCTAAGAATGCAAAGATAGATACCATGATCATGGCTGTTAATTGTGTTATGAATAGGGTAGAGTCTCCAAAGATCAAACCTTCGTTGTCGCCTACTGCTGGGTTAATTTTGTTTGAAGCAAAAACTCCAGTTAACAACATACCAACCATTCCACCTACACCGTGACAAGCAAAAACGTCTAGAGCGTCATCAATTCTTCCTTTTGGAAATTTACTTACCATATAGTTACTTACCAAACTACTGAAGATACCAATGAAGATTGCATGAGGAATGCTCACAAATCCTGCTGCTGGTGTAATTGCTACCAGTCCAACAACGGTACCGATACAAGCACCCATTGCAGATACTTTGTGTCCTAATATTTTGTCAATAAAGATCCAAGCCATACCTGCGGCTGCGGCTGCAACTGTAGTTGTTCCTAAGGCTTGTACTGCCAATGTGTTGGCTCCTAATGAAGATCCTGCGTTGAAACCAAACCAACCGAACCATAATAAACCAGTTCCTAATAATACATAAGTGATACGAGCTGGGTTTACTTTTTGGATTTTTCTTTTTCCTAAAAAGATTGCTCCTGCAAGTGCTGCCCATCCTGCGCTCATGTGAACTACTGTTCCACCTGCAAAGTCAAGTACTCCCATTTTGAAGAAGAAACCGTCTGCATGCCAAGTCATGTGGCATAATGGTGTATAGATGAATAAGATAAATAAAACCATGAATAACATGTATGCCCAAAAACGAACACGCTCTGCAAATGCCCCTGTAATTAACGCCGGAGTGATAATGGCAAACTTGGCTTGAAACAAAGCAAACAATAGGAACGGAATGGTTCCCCATGCTGTGTGTATGTCTACGCCTTGGAACATGAAAAACTCTGTTGGGTCACCAATAAAACCACCGTAACTTGTACCGAATGACAAACTAAATCCAATTACTACCCATAAAATTGTAACAATAATCATGGCCATGAAACTTTGTAACATGGTACTGATTACATTTTTTTTACCAACCATACCACCGTAGAAGAAACCTAAACCGGGTGTCATGATTAAAACTAATGCCGTGGCAACGATCATCCAAGCAGTGTCTCCTGTGTCGTACTTTGCAGCTTCGGCAGGAATGTTTGCTGGTGATAAAAAGAATGAAGAAAAGAATGTTAATGCAGATAAGGCAATAAGAATGATGCCCAGAATAATTTTTCTCATAGGATTAATAAAATTTAGTATTTGTTGATTTTTTATGCAAATCTAAATAATTATTAAGCATGCCTATTAAAAGGAGGGGGGTCTAATTTATATTTTTGTTAATTTTATAATGAGACCCCCTAAATTTTAGTCAATTGTTTGAAATAGTATCATAATTTTAGAATTCAGCAAAAAGACTGTTAAATTAGTAGTGTAATTCTTTCTAAATTAATGAATTTAAAGCATTTGACAACGAAAACGGTGTCGTAAACTTCAGAAAACGATAGAATTATCATTTTTTAAGGCTTTTTTGAATAAATCATTACAGTTTGCTGTGCAACTATTCAATAGTTTTCTCCACATAATCCGAATTCAATAAATAAAGTGCGCCCATGTACTGAATTTTGAAGCTTACTAAATCGCCGATTTTGTAGTTGGTATCTGAATTTGATATGTCGATAACTAGCATGTCTGAGCTTGCGTCTACAATGGTAATTTTTTCGTCGTCTGCCTGCAGGTATTGCGGTTGCATGTCGAGTAATCCGATGTCAAGTATGGCTCGTAAAGAAGTACTGCTAAAATCGACATCATCAGCTACTGTAAAAGCATGTCCGGCTACGTTTTCGCCTAGTTCGCCAGTTGGGGTATCTGGCTTCTCGGTGATTTCGATAATTTCGGCAAAAAGTTTGAACACGTCACTATGCATGCCTTCCATGGTTTGACCGGTAAATAAATCTTTTCCGAAAAAGAGCGCTTCGCCTATTCGAAAATGATTAACAGCCATTGGTCGTGCGTTTTTCAATATTAAAGGCACAGCAACAGAAGTTCCGCCGGAAACCCAAGGAATACTAATATCAAATTTGGCTTCTATTAATTGTTTGTATAAGCTTAACTGAATCAATTTGTCTTGCGTAGGCATTACACCGCTCAAGCAATTCAGGTTGGTACCGATTCCTCTTATTTCGATATTGGGTAATTTTAAAATATCGCCGTAAAACTGTACTAATTCTTCACCCATAACGCCCTCACGTAAATCACCCATTTCGATCATGATAATGATTTTATGAATTTTGTTTTGGCGTTGTGCTTCTTCAGACAGGAGCTGAATCGTGTATTTCTCGGTATTAAAACTCACATCGGCATAGCGTACAATGCGCTCGATACTGCGTTTTGCAGGCGGCTTAATGTATACGGTTTGAATGTTGGGATTGAGTTTTTTGATTTTCTTCAAATTACTCACGCGCGAGTCGTGCATTTCGGTCACACCCAAGGCGATAATTTCTTGGATATAAATGGTGTTGCCACACAATAATTTGGTCACCACGCCCCAATCGATGTTGCGAGAGCTGAAGATGTTGTCCAGGAAAGCATAGTTTTCTTGGAGTTTTTTGCGGTATAATTTTATAAAAGCCATTTTTATTGCTTTGTTTTTCTTGGGATAGTTTTGGATATTCGAGTCAGTAGCTCGTAGTTCAATTGATTGCTCAAATCACTAAATGAGGCTACAGAAACGGCTGTATCACCTTGTTTTCCTATTAATATTACTTCGTCTTCTTTTTTTACTGGTCCTACATCTGTGATGTCTACCGTCATCATGTTCATGTTTACAGATCCTACCACCACGCAGCGCGTACCATTAATGATCACACGGCCTTGATTGCTTAAGGAACGGCTGTATCCATGCGAATAACCGATGGGAACAACTGCAATGATCATTTTTCTTTCGGCCAAAAAACTGGTTCCGTAGCCTATGAATTCGCCAGCTTGGACGGTTTTGATGTTCATAATTTTACTTTTCCAACTGATTACGCGCTGTAAAGGGTCAATTTTGCTTTTTTTCGAATTTAAATAATTGACAAATACTTCGGGACTGGGCCACAAACCAAATTGCATAATCCCGATACGAACCAAATCCATTCTAGTCTCTGGGAACATCATTGATGCCGCAGAACAAGCAGAATGTTTGATTTCGGGTTTCAAGTCATTGGCGCACATGTATTGGTAGGCTTCATCAAATCGTTTGATTTGCTTATCAATGCGGTAATAGTTTGCAATGCTTTCTGCGCCTGCATAGTGTGTGCATAATCCTTTTAGAACCAAATGTCCGCCTTCTTTCTTCAATATAGAAACTACGCTTGGTAATTCTTTTTTGTCAAAACCCGTGCGGTTCATACCAGTTTCTATTTCGATATGAATTTTAGCTTTTATATTGCTACTTTTTGCCACTTTAATGGCTTTGTTCAGTCGGTTTTTATCGAAAACAAAAAACTCAATGTTATGATTCACTACCCATTCCATATCTTCGTCAGATACGAGTCCAAGTACCATAACAGTCACCTTGTCTTGTAATGTGTTGTAAACGATTTTGGCTTCTTCGACATCAAAAACAGAGAAGTGTGTGATGCCACAATCGTTTGCCATTTGCACAAATTCCGATAAGCCATGACCGTACGCATTCCCTTTGACCACAGAGGAAAGGATGGTTTTTTTATCGAATGTTTTTCGCAAAAAGGCAATATTATTTTTCAGAGCCTCTCGGCTTAGTTCAATAGTTGAATTAGTGTGCATTGGTAATTTGTTTGGCAATTTGGTAAAATATACCGACACCGGTACTTATAATATCATCCGGAAAATCATAATCTGGATTGTGTAGGGCAGGAGTTAGTTCTCCAGATCCCAATCCGAACATGGCGCCCGAGTAGAGTTTCGTGAAAATTCCGAAATCTTCGCCCCAAGTGAATGGGAATTCTTTTTCGGCCAAATCAAAACCATTCACTTGTGCCGATTGACGCACATGGTCAACGGCTTCGGTATTGTTTTCGTTGGCGTGAAAGCTTTGCGTCCAGCTGATTTTGATTTCCAACTGATATTTTTTGGCAATTGCAATTGCGGTATCTTCAAGCTGGGTTTCAATGATTTTCATTTGGTCGTTGCTGTCAGATCGGACCGTGAAATGTGTCTGACCACTTCCTGCGGAAACCCCGTAAGCTTTCGAACCCATTTTGGAATAAATTGGCGTGATCAAGCAAAAGTTGTCTTTGGTAATATCCGTTTGCATTTGCCCTAAAAACGAAGCTGTGATCTCGGCCAAAGCCAATGCAGGGTTGATTCCTTTCTCTGGTTCTCCTGCGTGCGAAGTTTTACCTTCAAGTTTGATGATTATGCTGTTTACGGCACAAGTAAACGTTCCGTTTTTAACCAAAATTTGATTTTTGGGATAGCTAGGTAAATTGTGCAGTGCAAAGATAAAATTGGGAGCCAAGGCTTGAAACCTTGAATCGGGCGCAATTTTCACAGCACCTTGACCGTCTTCTTCAGCGGGTTGAAAAAGTAAAACGACTTTCCCTGTTTCAGGTCTCACAGCGTGCAGTTGCATCGCGAGTCCGCACAAGATCGTCATGTGTCCGTCATGCCCACATTTATGTGACACGCCCTCGTATATAGACTGGTGTTCAAAGTTGTTAATTTCTTGAATAGGCAAAGCATCCAACTCGGCTCTAAACACCACCGTTTTCCCTGGCTTGCTTCCGTTATAGATGGCAAGGATTCCTGTTTCTCCAACCTCAGTAATGAGTTCATCAGGTGGGTATTTTTCGAGAAAAGAACAAATTCTATTTGCTGTATTGTGTTCTTTAAGTGCTAGTTTAGGATGTTTATGTAAATCTTTGCGTAAAGCAATAAGCTCCGATATATTTAGATTTGAATTCTCCATTTGGTACTGTTTTAAGCGCTAGTTTTTTAATGAAATAAACGCTGTAATTGATTTTTCTATTCTAAATAAAACAAAACTAGATAACCATTTTTCAGGAAAATTTCCCTTCTACCTTTCCTCTGTATTTAAGGGGATTTGCGGTTTTACGGATTGATTCAATGTTTTTTTTTTCGAATAAAAGCATGCTATTTAATCAAACGCATCTCTAGGTATTTGTTTGTGAACCCTAGTTTCTCATATAATTTTTTGGCAGGATTATTAGGTTCCACGTGCAAGGCAATATCGCCATCAGTGCTGTCAATTGCTTTTTGCATCAGTTGTTTTCCGTATCCTTTGCCACGCTGGCTATTGTCAACTGCAATGTAAACCAAGATATTTTCGGGGATAAAGCCATTCATTCCCGTTTTGTTCAAGATGGTGATTCCAACGATCTTTCCTTGGTCCATTCCAACCACGATTGATCCTCCTTTGTCAGGATTCATGGCGTAGGCAATACATTTTAAGATATCATCCACTTTATCGCCATATTCTTCAAGGTGAGTGAACAAAAAGTTGGCAATGATTGTATCGGTAATCGTAGTATCGGCTCCTGTGGCGCTATTGATGATTTTAAATTCCATGTTGTAATTTTATTTTATTAGAATGATAAATTGATAGTATGACAAACACAAGCAAAGACACTGTAATCCCGTAGGCGTTGGCGTCTAGGTGTTGTGGTAATTGTATTCCTAAAGGTAGTTGATTTTTGGTCAATATTAAAAAAATTGTCGTAGTTCCTCCCGATAGCATGCTCCAAAAAGCGGCAATAGGATGACTCTTTTTCCAGAATAGCGCTCCAATCACGGGGACAAACAAACCAGAAACCATAAAAGCGTAGGAGTAGAGCATGAGTTCGAGTACATTTTGCATTTGCGAAGCCAGTAAAATGGCAAAAACACCCACAATCAAAGTAACGATCTGCGACAGTTGTAATTCCTTTTTATGTGTCATTTCT encodes the following:
- the tilS gene encoding tRNA lysidine(34) synthetase TilS; protein product: MIERFKKQLQARFSFLENKKLLLATSGGLDSMVMVDLFRKAKFEIAIAHCNFQLRGLESFGDQNFVQEYAEEHAIPFFLTQFDTTAFANDYKLSTQVAARELRYNWFYEVLQEEGYDYILTAHHADDNIETFLINLSRGTGLDGFTGIPEQNGEIVRPMLSLTRQDILEYAQNEGLQWREDSSNASDKYVRNKIRHHLVPLLKSLNPQFMEAFQKTQSYLQDASEMVEDASTMVYQQVVRQDDEVFYIDLKQLLKLPNYKAYLYQWLKDFGFTSWDDIYELVDSLSGKQIYSSDFRLIKDREQLILSPIVKEDANLSFLVHKEEQDVNLPLKLTLKEVDSITDPSNTSIFVDAEKLVFPLVLKKWIEGDDFQPLGMGGKSKKLSKFFKDEKMSLLEKEATWVLWSGDTVVWIVGKRADERFKVRKQTLKLLNIQLV
- a CDS encoding amidohydrolase, with amino-acid sequence MENSNLNISELIALRKDLHKHPKLALKEHNTANRICSFLEKYPPDELITEVGETGILAIYNGSKPGKTVVFRAELDALPIQEINNFEHQSIYEGVSHKCGHDGHMTILCGLAMQLHAVRPETGKVVLLFQPAEEDGQGAVKIAPDSRFQALAPNFIFALHNLPSYPKNQILVKNGTFTCAVNSIIIKLEGKTSHAGEPEKGINPALALAEITASFLGQMQTDITKDNFCLITPIYSKMGSKAYGVSAGSGQTHFTVRSDSNDQMKIIETQLEDTAIAIAKKYQLEIKISWTQSFHANENNTEAVDHVRQSAQVNGFDLAEKEFPFTWGEDFGIFTKLYSGAMFGLGSGELTPALHNPDYDFPDDIISTGVGIFYQIAKQITNAH
- a CDS encoding GNAT family N-acetyltransferase: MEFKIINSATGADTTITDTIIANFLFTHLEEYGDKVDDILKCIAYAMNPDKGGSIVVGMDQGKIVGITILNKTGMNGFIPENILVYIAVDNSQRGKGYGKQLMQKAIDSTDGDIALHVEPNNPAKKLYEKLGFTNKYLEMRLIK
- a CDS encoding ammonium transporter codes for the protein MRKIILGIILIALSALTFFSSFFLSPANIPAEAAKYDTGDTAWMIVATALVLIMTPGLGFFYGGMVGKKNVISTMLQSFMAMIIVTILWVVIGFSLSFGTSYGGFIGDPTEFFMFQGVDIHTAWGTIPFLLFALFQAKFAIITPALITGAFAERVRFWAYMLFMVLFILFIYTPLCHMTWHADGFFFKMGVLDFAGGTVVHMSAGWAALAGAIFLGKRKIQKVNPARITYVLLGTGLLWFGWFGFNAGSSLGANTLAVQALGTTTVAAAAAGMAWIFIDKILGHKVSAMGACIGTVVGLVAITPAAGFVSIPHAIFIGIFSSLVSNYMVSKFPKGRIDDALDVFACHGVGGMVGMLLTGVFASNKINPAVGDNEGLIFGDSTLFITQLTAMIMVSIFAFLGSYALFFIVNKITPLRVTEEKEELGLDISQHGEYL
- a CDS encoding alanine/ornithine racemase family PLP-dependent enzyme yields the protein MAFIKLYRKKLQENYAFLDNIFSSRNIDWGVVTKLLCGNTIYIQEIIALGVTEMHDSRVSNLKKIKKLNPNIQTVYIKPPAKRSIERIVRYADVSFNTEKYTIQLLSEEAQRQNKIHKIIIMIEMGDLREGVMGEELVQFYGDILKLPNIEIRGIGTNLNCLSGVMPTQDKLIQLSLYKQLIEAKFDISIPWVSGGTSVAVPLILKNARPMAVNHFRIGEALFFGKDLFTGQTMEGMHSDVFKLFAEIIEITEKPDTPTGELGENVAGHAFTVADDVDFSSTSLRAILDIGLLDMQPQYLQADDEKITIVDASSDMLVIDISNSDTNYKIGDLVSFKIQYMGALYLLNSDYVEKTIE
- a CDS encoding protein-disulfide reductase DsbD family protein, translating into MKKIYFLLLTILAFANVNAQILDPAKWKSSLEKKSDDSYVLTFTAVIEKDWHLYSQFTPDGGPLPLELEFKNQKGNYTLVGKAKESKTRTAFNDIFEVNETFFEGKAQIQQEIKIVNAKLATIDAVLNYQVCKDVCINQEKKFSFSIPGSTLNGSSTIEKPVLDAVSADTLAPSLGEANVMESNIQESVTKSIAINDKEEKKGLWSIFFIAFISGFAALLTPCVFPLIPMTVSFFTKQSKTRAAGIRNAIFYGISIIVIYVVLGLVVTTIFGAGALNALSTNVWFNIIFFVLLVFFAVSFLGAFEIVLPNSWANKVDSQADRGGIIGILFMALALAIVSFSCTGPIVGTLLVEAASKGGIAPVIGMFGFSLAMALPFMFFALFPGFLQSLPKSGGWLNTVKVFLGFLELALAFKFLSNADLVLQLHLLEREVFLAIWIAIFGVLALYLFGKISMPHDSPMTHISVGRAMMGILILTFTIYLIPGLWGAPLKLTSAFIPPLEYSESPHGVGGSGTANGIAAPDGAKIGVHGLTIFEDYDKGLAYAKTVNKPILLDFTGHACVNCRKMENNVWSDPKVLSILKDKVVLISLYVDEQIKLPKSEQTISKTTGNEIETVGEKWTDFMISRYKTNTQPLYVLTDLEGNSLNTAQPTISYVGIDVYENWLNIGIAGF
- the alr gene encoding alanine racemase; this encodes MHTNSTIELSREALKNNIAFLRKTFDKKTILSSVVKGNAYGHGLSEFVQMANDCGITHFSVFDVEEAKIVYNTLQDKVTVMVLGLVSDEDMEWVVNHNIEFFVFDKNRLNKAIKVAKSSNIKAKIHIEIETGMNRTGFDKKELPSVVSILKKEGGHLVLKGLCTHYAGAESIANYYRIDKQIKRFDEAYQYMCANDLKPEIKHSACSAASMMFPETRMDLVRIGIMQFGLWPSPEVFVNYLNSKKSKIDPLQRVISWKSKIMNIKTVQAGEFIGYGTSFLAERKMIIAVVPIGYSHGYSRSLSNQGRVIINGTRCVVVGSVNMNMMTVDITDVGPVKKEDEVILIGKQGDTAVSVASFSDLSNQLNYELLTRISKTIPRKTKQ